A part of Salmo trutta chromosome 15, fSalTru1.1, whole genome shotgun sequence genomic DNA contains:
- the LOC115149449 gene encoding alpha-adducin isoform X4, with product MNGDSGSGVVTAPPPTTAPHKERYFDRVDESSPEYQRERNMAPDLRQDFNMMEQRKRVSMILQSPAFCDELDTMIQDQLKRGKTPTSLLALQQIADFMTTSIPTMYPAAPQGGMAALSMSLGMVTPVNDLRGSDSISYEKGEKLLRCKLAAFYRLTDLFGWSQLIYNHLTVRVNSDQERFLIVPFGLLYSEVSASSLVKINIQGEIVDRGSTNLGVNQAGFTLHSAIYAARPDIKCIVHVHTPAGAAVSAMKCGLLPISPEALTLGEVAYHDYHGILIDEEENVLIQKNLGPTSKVLILRNHGLVSVGETVEEAFYYIHNLVTACEIQVRTLASAGGPDNLVMLDPAKYKARPRCSEHVEGSTHPKWLVGEQEFEAYMRMLDNLGYRTGYPYRCPALRDKAKKFSSDVEIAPSATGYSYAEDSDSGARSPLKLSFQRQQRDKTGWLNSGRPEEAYEEGPDSGSPKSKTKWTNEEGMRQAAVANQFVPLNTNPKEVLEMRNKIREQNLKDITTAGPESQVLCAGSMVDRSFVQGELVTASKAIIEKEYQPRVIINKKGPNPFNKQYDQELEDYRKEVELKQKGPDVQGEESFQLPSAGPGEGLSPSTSPQKPPLPPKPLCIPEQGAGVGLVIPGVSEPTPTASPSSSLPSRDILTGSGSSQGSPGTSTGSGTGGYEEESPSESPHKEFHCAVLKALSTTNTELPALTEVPDSSDALPEPEEEAKGESPTRTPPSTPVRAEEDSQLEHTYKDESDQATLRQTLPDLTPDDEPSDAPVPALPAEDPATPAATEQPTAVGEEPADAAGDQDCEQDGDESPSKSPSKKKKKFRTPSFLKKNKKKTEEKEGKAKEP from the exons ATGAACGGTGACTCAGGTTCAGGGGTGGTGACTGCGCCCCCTCCCACCACCGCCCCCCACAAGGAGCGCTACTTTGACCGAGTGGACGAGAGCAGCCCGGAGTACcagagggagaggaacatggccCCAGACCTCAGACAGGACTTCAACATGATGGAGCAGAGGAAGAGGGTCTCCATGATCCTGCAGAGCCCA GCTTTCTGTGATGAGCTGGATACGATGATTCAGGACCAGCTTAAGAGGGGAAAGACTCCCACCAGCTTGTTGGCTCTGCAGCAGATAGCTGACTTTATGACCACCAGTATCCCCACCATGTACCCTGCAGCGCCCCAGGGAGGCATGGCTGCGCTCAGCATGA GTCTGGGCATGGTAACCCCAGTGAATGACCTGCGTGGATCTGACTCGATCTCCTATGAGAAGGGAGAGAAGCTGCTCCGCTGTAAGCTGGCCGCCTTCTACCGCCTAACAGACCTCTTCGGCTGGTCCCAACTCATCTACAACCACTTAACC GTACGGGTGAATTCAGATCAGGAGAGGTTCCTGATTGTCCCTTTTGGGCTTCTGTACAGTGAAGTCTCCGCCTCCAGTCTG GTGAAGATTAATATACAAGGGGAGATAGTGGACCGAGGGAGCACCAACCTGGGTGTTAACCAGGCTGGCTTCACTCTCCACTCAGCCATCTACGCAGCCCGGCCAGACATCAAGTGCATCGTGCACGTTCACACACCGGCTGGTGCTGCA gTGTCGGCCATGAAGTGTGGCCTGCTGCCCATCTCTCCAGAGGCCCTGACCCTGGGGGAGGTGGCCTACCATGACTACCACGGCATCCTCATAGACGAGGAGGAGAACGTCCTCATACAGAAAAACCTGGGCCCAACCAGCAAG GTCCTGATCCTGAGAAACCATGGTCTGGTGTCTGTTGGGGAGACAGTGGAGGAAGCCTTCTACTATATCCACAACCTGGTCACTGCATGTGAGATCCAG gTGCGCACCCTAGCCAGTGCTGGAGGGCCTGATAACCTGGTGATGCTGGACCCTGCTAAGTACAAGGCTCGGCCGCGGTGCTCTGAGCATGTCGAGGGCTCCACACACCCCAAGTGGCTGGTGGGGGAGCAGGAGTTTGAGGCTTACATGAGGATGCTGGATAACCTG GGGTACAGGACGGGCTATCCCTACAGGTGCCCTGCCCTGAGAGACAAAGCTAAAAAGTTCAGCAGCGATGTAGAGATCGCTCCCTCAGCCACGGGCTACTCCTATGCCGAGGATAGTGACTCAGGTGCTCGCTCCCCTCTCAAACTCAGCTTTCAGAGGCAGCAGCGCGACAAGACCGGCTGGCTCAACTCGGGCCGGCCGGAAGAGGCCTACGAGGAAGGGCCCGACAGCGGCAGTCCCAAGTCGAAGACTAAG TGGACAAATGAGGAAGGAATGCGACAGGCTGCAGTGGCCAATCAGTTTGTCCCGCTCAACACAAACCCCAAGGAGGTGCTGGAGATGAGGAACAAG ATCAGAGAGCAGAACCTGAAAGACATCACAACGGCAGGGCCAGAGTCCCAGGTGCTGTGTGCTGGAAGCATGGTGGACCGCTCCTTTGTCCAG GGGGAGCTAGTGACAGCGTCTAAGGCCATCATAGAGAAGGAGTACCAGCCACGTGTCATCATCAACAAGAAAGGCCCGAACCCCTTCAATAAACAGTATGACCAGGAGCTGGAGGATTACCGCAAAGAGGTGGAACTCAAACAGAAAGGCCCCGATG TACAGGGTGAAGAGTCCTTCCAGCTCCCTTCAGCTGGGCCTGGAGAGGGCCTGTCCCCCTCTACCTCACCACAGAAGCCCCCACTGCCGCCAAAGCCCCTCTGTATCCCAGAGCAGGGAGCTGGAGTTGGACTGGTCATCCCTGGGGTCTCTGAGCCTACCCCCacagcctctccctcctcctctctccccagtcgaGACATTCTGACTGGGTCGGGGAGCAGTCAGGGGAGCCCAGGGACGTCCACGGGGTCGGGGACTGGGGGCTACGAGGAAGAGTCCCCCTCAGAGTCTCCTCACAAGGAGTTTCACTGTGCCGTGCTGAAGGCTCTCAGCACCACCAACACAGAGCTGCCTGCCCTCACTGAGGTTccag ACTCCTCAGATGCGTTACCAGAGCCTGAGGAAGAGGCAAAGGGTGAAAGTCCGACCCGCACACCACCCAGCACCCCTGTCAGAGCAGAGGAAG ATTCTCAGCTGGAGCACACCTATAAGGATGAGAGTGATCAGGCTACACTGAGACAGACCCTCCCTGACCTGACCCCAGACGATGAACCCTCTGACGCCCCAGTCCCCGCCCTCCCTGCCGAAGATCCTGCCACTCCCGCTGCCACCGAACAGCCCACCGCCGTGGGAGAGGAGCCTGCTGATGCTGCCGGCGACCAAGACTGCGAACAGGACGGCGACGAATCCCCCAGCAAATCGCCttccaagaagaagaagaagttccgcactccttccttcctcaagaaaaacaagaagaagaCTGAAGAAAAGGAAGGAAAAGCAAAGGAACCCTAG
- the LOC115149449 gene encoding alpha-adducin isoform X2, which produces MNGDSGSGVVTAPPPTTAPHKERYFDRVDESSPEYQRERNMAPDLRQDFNMMEQRKRVSMILQSPAFCDELDTMIQDQLKRGKTPTSLLALQQIADFMTTSIPTMYPAAPQGGMAALSMSLGMVTPVNDLRGSDSISYEKGEKLLRCKLAAFYRLTDLFGWSQLIYNHLTVRVNSDQERFLIVPFGLLYSEVSASSLVKINIQGEIVDRGSTNLGVNQAGFTLHSAIYAARPDIKCIVHVHTPAGAAVSAMKCGLLPISPEALTLGEVAYHDYHGILIDEEENVLIQKNLGPTSKVLILRNHGLVSVGETVEEAFYYIHNLVTACEIQVRTLASAGGPDNLVMLDPAKYKARPRCSEHVEGSTHPKWLVGEQEFEAYMRMLDNLGYRTGYPYRCPALRDKAKKFSSDVEIAPSATGYSYAEDSDSGARSPLKLSFQRQQRDKTGWLNSGRPEEAYEEGPDSGSPKSKTKWTNEEGMRQAAVANQFVPLNTNPKEVLEMRNKIREQNLKDITTAGPESQVLCAGSMVDRSFVQRSSVWQDAPLSDCTDTIADLDLSEANSPAKSFRKGELVTASKAIIEKEYQPRVIINKKGPNPFNKQYDQELEDYRKEVELKQKGPDVQGEESFQLPSAGPGEGLSPSTSPQKPPLPPKPLCIPEQGAGVGLVIPGVSEPTPTASPSSSLPSRDILTGSGSSQGSPGTSTGSGTGGYEEESPSESPHKEFHCAVLKALSTTNTELPALTEVPDSSDALPEPEEEAKGESPTRTPPSTPVRAEEDSQLEHTYKDESDQATLRQTLPDLTPDDEPSDAPVPALPAEDPATPAATEQPTAVGEEPADAAGDQDCEQDGDESPSKSPSKKKKKFRTPSFLKKNKKKTEEKEGKAKEP; this is translated from the exons ATGAACGGTGACTCAGGTTCAGGGGTGGTGACTGCGCCCCCTCCCACCACCGCCCCCCACAAGGAGCGCTACTTTGACCGAGTGGACGAGAGCAGCCCGGAGTACcagagggagaggaacatggccCCAGACCTCAGACAGGACTTCAACATGATGGAGCAGAGGAAGAGGGTCTCCATGATCCTGCAGAGCCCA GCTTTCTGTGATGAGCTGGATACGATGATTCAGGACCAGCTTAAGAGGGGAAAGACTCCCACCAGCTTGTTGGCTCTGCAGCAGATAGCTGACTTTATGACCACCAGTATCCCCACCATGTACCCTGCAGCGCCCCAGGGAGGCATGGCTGCGCTCAGCATGA GTCTGGGCATGGTAACCCCAGTGAATGACCTGCGTGGATCTGACTCGATCTCCTATGAGAAGGGAGAGAAGCTGCTCCGCTGTAAGCTGGCCGCCTTCTACCGCCTAACAGACCTCTTCGGCTGGTCCCAACTCATCTACAACCACTTAACC GTACGGGTGAATTCAGATCAGGAGAGGTTCCTGATTGTCCCTTTTGGGCTTCTGTACAGTGAAGTCTCCGCCTCCAGTCTG GTGAAGATTAATATACAAGGGGAGATAGTGGACCGAGGGAGCACCAACCTGGGTGTTAACCAGGCTGGCTTCACTCTCCACTCAGCCATCTACGCAGCCCGGCCAGACATCAAGTGCATCGTGCACGTTCACACACCGGCTGGTGCTGCA gTGTCGGCCATGAAGTGTGGCCTGCTGCCCATCTCTCCAGAGGCCCTGACCCTGGGGGAGGTGGCCTACCATGACTACCACGGCATCCTCATAGACGAGGAGGAGAACGTCCTCATACAGAAAAACCTGGGCCCAACCAGCAAG GTCCTGATCCTGAGAAACCATGGTCTGGTGTCTGTTGGGGAGACAGTGGAGGAAGCCTTCTACTATATCCACAACCTGGTCACTGCATGTGAGATCCAG gTGCGCACCCTAGCCAGTGCTGGAGGGCCTGATAACCTGGTGATGCTGGACCCTGCTAAGTACAAGGCTCGGCCGCGGTGCTCTGAGCATGTCGAGGGCTCCACACACCCCAAGTGGCTGGTGGGGGAGCAGGAGTTTGAGGCTTACATGAGGATGCTGGATAACCTG GGGTACAGGACGGGCTATCCCTACAGGTGCCCTGCCCTGAGAGACAAAGCTAAAAAGTTCAGCAGCGATGTAGAGATCGCTCCCTCAGCCACGGGCTACTCCTATGCCGAGGATAGTGACTCAGGTGCTCGCTCCCCTCTCAAACTCAGCTTTCAGAGGCAGCAGCGCGACAAGACCGGCTGGCTCAACTCGGGCCGGCCGGAAGAGGCCTACGAGGAAGGGCCCGACAGCGGCAGTCCCAAGTCGAAGACTAAG TGGACAAATGAGGAAGGAATGCGACAGGCTGCAGTGGCCAATCAGTTTGTCCCGCTCAACACAAACCCCAAGGAGGTGCTGGAGATGAGGAACAAG ATCAGAGAGCAGAACCTGAAAGACATCACAACGGCAGGGCCAGAGTCCCAGGTGCTGTGTGCTGGAAGCATGGTGGACCGCTCCTTTGTCCAG AGAAGTTCAGTGTGGCAG GACGCCCCTCTGTCTGACTGTACGGACACTATTGCCGACCTCGATCTGTCAGAGGCCAATAGTCCTGCTAAGTCTTTTAGAAAG GGGGAGCTAGTGACAGCGTCTAAGGCCATCATAGAGAAGGAGTACCAGCCACGTGTCATCATCAACAAGAAAGGCCCGAACCCCTTCAATAAACAGTATGACCAGGAGCTGGAGGATTACCGCAAAGAGGTGGAACTCAAACAGAAAGGCCCCGATG TACAGGGTGAAGAGTCCTTCCAGCTCCCTTCAGCTGGGCCTGGAGAGGGCCTGTCCCCCTCTACCTCACCACAGAAGCCCCCACTGCCGCCAAAGCCCCTCTGTATCCCAGAGCAGGGAGCTGGAGTTGGACTGGTCATCCCTGGGGTCTCTGAGCCTACCCCCacagcctctccctcctcctctctccccagtcgaGACATTCTGACTGGGTCGGGGAGCAGTCAGGGGAGCCCAGGGACGTCCACGGGGTCGGGGACTGGGGGCTACGAGGAAGAGTCCCCCTCAGAGTCTCCTCACAAGGAGTTTCACTGTGCCGTGCTGAAGGCTCTCAGCACCACCAACACAGAGCTGCCTGCCCTCACTGAGGTTccag ACTCCTCAGATGCGTTACCAGAGCCTGAGGAAGAGGCAAAGGGTGAAAGTCCGACCCGCACACCACCCAGCACCCCTGTCAGAGCAGAGGAAG ATTCTCAGCTGGAGCACACCTATAAGGATGAGAGTGATCAGGCTACACTGAGACAGACCCTCCCTGACCTGACCCCAGACGATGAACCCTCTGACGCCCCAGTCCCCGCCCTCCCTGCCGAAGATCCTGCCACTCCCGCTGCCACCGAACAGCCCACCGCCGTGGGAGAGGAGCCTGCTGATGCTGCCGGCGACCAAGACTGCGAACAGGACGGCGACGAATCCCCCAGCAAATCGCCttccaagaagaagaagaagttccgcactccttccttcctcaagaaaaacaagaagaagaCTGAAGAAAAGGAAGGAAAAGCAAAGGAACCCTAG
- the LOC115149449 gene encoding alpha-adducin isoform X3: MNGDSGSGVVTAPPPTTAPHKERYFDRVDESSPEYQRERNMAPDLRQDFNMMEQRKRVSMILQSPAFCDELDTMIQDQLKRGKTPTSLLALQQIADFMTTSIPTMYPAAPQGGMAALSMSLGMVTPVNDLRGSDSISYEKGEKLLRCKLAAFYRLTDLFGWSQLIYNHLTVRVNSDQERFLIVPFGLLYSEVSASSLVKINIQGEIVDRGSTNLGVNQAGFTLHSAIYAARPDIKCIVHVHTPAGAAVSAMKCGLLPISPEALTLGEVAYHDYHGILIDEEENVLIQKNLGPTSKVLILRNHGLVSVGETVEEAFYYIHNLVTACEIQVRTLASAGGPDNLVMLDPAKYKARPRCSEHVEGSTHPKWLVGEQEFEAYMRMLDNLGYRTGYPYRCPALRDKAKKFSSDVEIAPSATGYSYAEDSDSGARSPLKLSFQRQQRDKTGWLNSGRPEEAYEEGPDSGSPKSKTKVWTNITHDHVKPLLQSLSSGVCVPSCITNCLWTNEEGMRQAAVANQFVPLNTNPKEVLEMRNKIREQNLKDITTAGPESQVLCAGSMVDRSFVQGELVTASKAIIEKEYQPRVIINKKGPNPFNKQYDQELEDYRKEVELKQKGPDVQGEESFQLPSAGPGEGLSPSTSPQKPPLPPKPLCIPEQGAGVGLVIPGVSEPTPTASPSSSLPSRDILTGSGSSQGSPGTSTGSGTGGYEEESPSESPHKEFHCAVLKALSTTNTELPALTEVPDSSDALPEPEEEAKGESPTRTPPSTPVRAEEDSQLEHTYKDESDQATLRQTLPDLTPDDEPSDAPVPALPAEDPATPAATEQPTAVGEEPADAAGDQDCEQDGDESPSKSPSKKKKKFRTPSFLKKNKKKTEEKEGKAKEP, translated from the exons ATGAACGGTGACTCAGGTTCAGGGGTGGTGACTGCGCCCCCTCCCACCACCGCCCCCCACAAGGAGCGCTACTTTGACCGAGTGGACGAGAGCAGCCCGGAGTACcagagggagaggaacatggccCCAGACCTCAGACAGGACTTCAACATGATGGAGCAGAGGAAGAGGGTCTCCATGATCCTGCAGAGCCCA GCTTTCTGTGATGAGCTGGATACGATGATTCAGGACCAGCTTAAGAGGGGAAAGACTCCCACCAGCTTGTTGGCTCTGCAGCAGATAGCTGACTTTATGACCACCAGTATCCCCACCATGTACCCTGCAGCGCCCCAGGGAGGCATGGCTGCGCTCAGCATGA GTCTGGGCATGGTAACCCCAGTGAATGACCTGCGTGGATCTGACTCGATCTCCTATGAGAAGGGAGAGAAGCTGCTCCGCTGTAAGCTGGCCGCCTTCTACCGCCTAACAGACCTCTTCGGCTGGTCCCAACTCATCTACAACCACTTAACC GTACGGGTGAATTCAGATCAGGAGAGGTTCCTGATTGTCCCTTTTGGGCTTCTGTACAGTGAAGTCTCCGCCTCCAGTCTG GTGAAGATTAATATACAAGGGGAGATAGTGGACCGAGGGAGCACCAACCTGGGTGTTAACCAGGCTGGCTTCACTCTCCACTCAGCCATCTACGCAGCCCGGCCAGACATCAAGTGCATCGTGCACGTTCACACACCGGCTGGTGCTGCA gTGTCGGCCATGAAGTGTGGCCTGCTGCCCATCTCTCCAGAGGCCCTGACCCTGGGGGAGGTGGCCTACCATGACTACCACGGCATCCTCATAGACGAGGAGGAGAACGTCCTCATACAGAAAAACCTGGGCCCAACCAGCAAG GTCCTGATCCTGAGAAACCATGGTCTGGTGTCTGTTGGGGAGACAGTGGAGGAAGCCTTCTACTATATCCACAACCTGGTCACTGCATGTGAGATCCAG gTGCGCACCCTAGCCAGTGCTGGAGGGCCTGATAACCTGGTGATGCTGGACCCTGCTAAGTACAAGGCTCGGCCGCGGTGCTCTGAGCATGTCGAGGGCTCCACACACCCCAAGTGGCTGGTGGGGGAGCAGGAGTTTGAGGCTTACATGAGGATGCTGGATAACCTG GGGTACAGGACGGGCTATCCCTACAGGTGCCCTGCCCTGAGAGACAAAGCTAAAAAGTTCAGCAGCGATGTAGAGATCGCTCCCTCAGCCACGGGCTACTCCTATGCCGAGGATAGTGACTCAGGTGCTCGCTCCCCTCTCAAACTCAGCTTTCAGAGGCAGCAGCGCGACAAGACCGGCTGGCTCAACTCGGGCCGGCCGGAAGAGGCCTACGAGGAAGGGCCCGACAGCGGCAGTCCCAAGTCGAAGACTAAGGTGTGGACGAACATTACACACGATCACGTCAAACCCTTGCTGCAGTCTCTCTCGTCCGGTGTCTGCGTGCCAAGCTGTATTACCAACTGCTTG TGGACAAATGAGGAAGGAATGCGACAGGCTGCAGTGGCCAATCAGTTTGTCCCGCTCAACACAAACCCCAAGGAGGTGCTGGAGATGAGGAACAAG ATCAGAGAGCAGAACCTGAAAGACATCACAACGGCAGGGCCAGAGTCCCAGGTGCTGTGTGCTGGAAGCATGGTGGACCGCTCCTTTGTCCAG GGGGAGCTAGTGACAGCGTCTAAGGCCATCATAGAGAAGGAGTACCAGCCACGTGTCATCATCAACAAGAAAGGCCCGAACCCCTTCAATAAACAGTATGACCAGGAGCTGGAGGATTACCGCAAAGAGGTGGAACTCAAACAGAAAGGCCCCGATG TACAGGGTGAAGAGTCCTTCCAGCTCCCTTCAGCTGGGCCTGGAGAGGGCCTGTCCCCCTCTACCTCACCACAGAAGCCCCCACTGCCGCCAAAGCCCCTCTGTATCCCAGAGCAGGGAGCTGGAGTTGGACTGGTCATCCCTGGGGTCTCTGAGCCTACCCCCacagcctctccctcctcctctctccccagtcgaGACATTCTGACTGGGTCGGGGAGCAGTCAGGGGAGCCCAGGGACGTCCACGGGGTCGGGGACTGGGGGCTACGAGGAAGAGTCCCCCTCAGAGTCTCCTCACAAGGAGTTTCACTGTGCCGTGCTGAAGGCTCTCAGCACCACCAACACAGAGCTGCCTGCCCTCACTGAGGTTccag ACTCCTCAGATGCGTTACCAGAGCCTGAGGAAGAGGCAAAGGGTGAAAGTCCGACCCGCACACCACCCAGCACCCCTGTCAGAGCAGAGGAAG ATTCTCAGCTGGAGCACACCTATAAGGATGAGAGTGATCAGGCTACACTGAGACAGACCCTCCCTGACCTGACCCCAGACGATGAACCCTCTGACGCCCCAGTCCCCGCCCTCCCTGCCGAAGATCCTGCCACTCCCGCTGCCACCGAACAGCCCACCGCCGTGGGAGAGGAGCCTGCTGATGCTGCCGGCGACCAAGACTGCGAACAGGACGGCGACGAATCCCCCAGCAAATCGCCttccaagaagaagaagaagttccgcactccttccttcctcaagaaaaacaagaagaagaCTGAAGAAAAGGAAGGAAAAGCAAAGGAACCCTAG
- the LOC115149449 gene encoding alpha-adducin isoform X10 produces MNGDSGSGVVTAPPPTTAPHKERYFDRVDESSPEYQRERNMAPDLRQDFNMMEQRKRVSMILQSPAFCDELDTMIQDQLKRGKTPTSLLALQQIADFMTTSIPTMYPAAPQGGMAALSMSLGMVTPVNDLRGSDSISYEKGEKLLRCKLAAFYRLTDLFGWSQLIYNHLTVRVNSDQERFLIVPFGLLYSEVSASSLVKINIQGEIVDRGSTNLGVNQAGFTLHSAIYAARPDIKCIVHVHTPAGAAVSAMKCGLLPISPEALTLGEVAYHDYHGILIDEEENVLIQKNLGPTSKVLILRNHGLVSVGETVEEAFYYIHNLVTACEIQVRTLASAGGPDNLVMLDPAKYKARPRCSEHVEGSTHPKWLVGEQEFEAYMRMLDNLGYRTGYPYRCPALRDKAKKFSSDVEIAPSATGYSYAEDSDSGARSPLKLSFQRQQRDKTGWLNSGRPEEAYEEGPDSGSPKSKTKVWTNITHDHVKPLLQSLSSGVCVPSCITNCLWTNEEGMRQAAVANQFVPLNTNPKEVLEMRNKIREQNLKDITTAGPESQVLCAGSMVDRSFVQRSSVWQDAPLSDCTDTIADLDLSEANSPAKSFRKGELVTASKAIIEKEYQPRVIINKKGPNPFNKQYDQELEDYRKEVELKQKGPDDSSDALPEPEEEAKGESPTRTPPSTPVRAEEDSQLEHTYKDESDQATLRQTLPDLTPDDEPSDAPVPALPAEDPATPAATEQPTAVGEEPADAAGDQDCEQDGDESPSKSPSKKKKKFRTPSFLKKNKKKTEEKEGKAKEP; encoded by the exons ATGAACGGTGACTCAGGTTCAGGGGTGGTGACTGCGCCCCCTCCCACCACCGCCCCCCACAAGGAGCGCTACTTTGACCGAGTGGACGAGAGCAGCCCGGAGTACcagagggagaggaacatggccCCAGACCTCAGACAGGACTTCAACATGATGGAGCAGAGGAAGAGGGTCTCCATGATCCTGCAGAGCCCA GCTTTCTGTGATGAGCTGGATACGATGATTCAGGACCAGCTTAAGAGGGGAAAGACTCCCACCAGCTTGTTGGCTCTGCAGCAGATAGCTGACTTTATGACCACCAGTATCCCCACCATGTACCCTGCAGCGCCCCAGGGAGGCATGGCTGCGCTCAGCATGA GTCTGGGCATGGTAACCCCAGTGAATGACCTGCGTGGATCTGACTCGATCTCCTATGAGAAGGGAGAGAAGCTGCTCCGCTGTAAGCTGGCCGCCTTCTACCGCCTAACAGACCTCTTCGGCTGGTCCCAACTCATCTACAACCACTTAACC GTACGGGTGAATTCAGATCAGGAGAGGTTCCTGATTGTCCCTTTTGGGCTTCTGTACAGTGAAGTCTCCGCCTCCAGTCTG GTGAAGATTAATATACAAGGGGAGATAGTGGACCGAGGGAGCACCAACCTGGGTGTTAACCAGGCTGGCTTCACTCTCCACTCAGCCATCTACGCAGCCCGGCCAGACATCAAGTGCATCGTGCACGTTCACACACCGGCTGGTGCTGCA gTGTCGGCCATGAAGTGTGGCCTGCTGCCCATCTCTCCAGAGGCCCTGACCCTGGGGGAGGTGGCCTACCATGACTACCACGGCATCCTCATAGACGAGGAGGAGAACGTCCTCATACAGAAAAACCTGGGCCCAACCAGCAAG GTCCTGATCCTGAGAAACCATGGTCTGGTGTCTGTTGGGGAGACAGTGGAGGAAGCCTTCTACTATATCCACAACCTGGTCACTGCATGTGAGATCCAG gTGCGCACCCTAGCCAGTGCTGGAGGGCCTGATAACCTGGTGATGCTGGACCCTGCTAAGTACAAGGCTCGGCCGCGGTGCTCTGAGCATGTCGAGGGCTCCACACACCCCAAGTGGCTGGTGGGGGAGCAGGAGTTTGAGGCTTACATGAGGATGCTGGATAACCTG GGGTACAGGACGGGCTATCCCTACAGGTGCCCTGCCCTGAGAGACAAAGCTAAAAAGTTCAGCAGCGATGTAGAGATCGCTCCCTCAGCCACGGGCTACTCCTATGCCGAGGATAGTGACTCAGGTGCTCGCTCCCCTCTCAAACTCAGCTTTCAGAGGCAGCAGCGCGACAAGACCGGCTGGCTCAACTCGGGCCGGCCGGAAGAGGCCTACGAGGAAGGGCCCGACAGCGGCAGTCCCAAGTCGAAGACTAAGGTGTGGACGAACATTACACACGATCACGTCAAACCCTTGCTGCAGTCTCTCTCGTCCGGTGTCTGCGTGCCAAGCTGTATTACCAACTGCTTG TGGACAAATGAGGAAGGAATGCGACAGGCTGCAGTGGCCAATCAGTTTGTCCCGCTCAACACAAACCCCAAGGAGGTGCTGGAGATGAGGAACAAG ATCAGAGAGCAGAACCTGAAAGACATCACAACGGCAGGGCCAGAGTCCCAGGTGCTGTGTGCTGGAAGCATGGTGGACCGCTCCTTTGTCCAG AGAAGTTCAGTGTGGCAG GACGCCCCTCTGTCTGACTGTACGGACACTATTGCCGACCTCGATCTGTCAGAGGCCAATAGTCCTGCTAAGTCTTTTAGAAAG GGGGAGCTAGTGACAGCGTCTAAGGCCATCATAGAGAAGGAGTACCAGCCACGTGTCATCATCAACAAGAAAGGCCCGAACCCCTTCAATAAACAGTATGACCAGGAGCTGGAGGATTACCGCAAAGAGGTGGAACTCAAACAGAAAGGCCCCGATG ACTCCTCAGATGCGTTACCAGAGCCTGAGGAAGAGGCAAAGGGTGAAAGTCCGACCCGCACACCACCCAGCACCCCTGTCAGAGCAGAGGAAG ATTCTCAGCTGGAGCACACCTATAAGGATGAGAGTGATCAGGCTACACTGAGACAGACCCTCCCTGACCTGACCCCAGACGATGAACCCTCTGACGCCCCAGTCCCCGCCCTCCCTGCCGAAGATCCTGCCACTCCCGCTGCCACCGAACAGCCCACCGCCGTGGGAGAGGAGCCTGCTGATGCTGCCGGCGACCAAGACTGCGAACAGGACGGCGACGAATCCCCCAGCAAATCGCCttccaagaagaagaagaagttccgcactccttccttcctcaagaaaaacaagaagaagaCTGAAGAAAAGGAAGGAAAAGCAAAGGAACCCTAG